In Lysinibacillus sp. FSL M8-0337, the following proteins share a genomic window:
- a CDS encoding sensor histidine kinase, whose amino-acid sequence MIHNLAGALEKEFGARAIAIARTVSQLTEVQKHVGTKEGFEVIQPIAERIRLTTDVDYIVIIDMKRIRYSHPSESKLGTVFEGGDEIEAFSQHEYISKAHGVLGYSIRAFVPIMNEEGTKQVGVITVGLLAPKWYNLLDQYQFDILVSLFWGLVIGLGGSVWVANHLKRQTFNLEPYEIARLVEERSGIIQAMDIGILATDESGNVTFINRLARQYTHFFGHKVSRKSLFKNTWLAEDTIQQHEVYRPLLMFDQMYLVRTFPIRIMEQNAGYLIMLTDRKEANMLAEELTGIKMLVDSLRAQQHEYMNRLHSIAGLIQLERNDDALSLIIDEITDEEEIIQSLHDKFQDYSIQGLLLGKYSRAKELGVELTIDEDSNLVDFMSGLSCGDIITIIGNLLDNAMEACFECPHKDVHLTIIGDKHFLIIEVQDSGKGIEGVPQRIFDYGFSTKQKDGHGIGLALVKQIVESNKGTIQVESTVHIGTTITINIGVMDEQ is encoded by the coding sequence ATGATTCATAATCTTGCTGGTGCTTTGGAAAAAGAATTCGGTGCACGTGCAATAGCTATTGCACGAACCGTTTCACAGCTGACAGAAGTCCAAAAACATGTAGGCACAAAAGAAGGTTTTGAAGTGATTCAACCCATTGCTGAACGCATCCGATTAACAACGGATGTTGATTACATTGTTATCATTGATATGAAACGTATTCGTTACTCCCATCCATCTGAAAGTAAACTTGGTACAGTTTTTGAAGGTGGCGATGAAATAGAAGCTTTTTCACAGCATGAGTACATATCAAAGGCACACGGTGTGCTTGGCTATTCCATACGAGCATTTGTACCAATTATGAATGAGGAAGGTACCAAACAGGTTGGCGTTATTACCGTTGGGCTGCTGGCACCAAAATGGTATAACCTTTTAGACCAATATCAATTTGATATTTTAGTCTCTCTTTTTTGGGGACTCGTTATTGGTTTAGGTGGATCTGTATGGGTAGCTAACCATTTAAAACGCCAAACATTTAATTTAGAACCTTATGAAATTGCTCGGCTAGTAGAAGAACGCTCAGGTATTATTCAAGCGATGGATATTGGTATTTTGGCGACTGATGAAAGCGGGAATGTAACATTTATTAACCGATTAGCGAGGCAATATACGCATTTCTTTGGGCATAAAGTTTCCAGAAAATCATTATTTAAAAACACTTGGCTGGCAGAGGATACCATTCAACAGCACGAAGTCTATCGACCACTGTTAATGTTCGATCAAATGTATTTAGTTCGAACATTTCCGATTCGGATTATGGAGCAAAATGCGGGATATCTCATCATGTTAACCGACCGTAAAGAAGCAAATATGCTTGCCGAAGAATTAACGGGTATTAAAATGCTTGTCGATTCCTTGCGAGCACAGCAACACGAATATATGAACCGTCTCCATAGTATTGCAGGGCTTATTCAATTAGAACGAAATGACGATGCATTAAGCCTCATTATCGATGAAATTACAGATGAAGAGGAAATCATTCAAAGTTTGCATGATAAATTTCAAGATTATTCAATTCAAGGCTTATTGCTTGGCAAATACTCACGTGCTAAGGAACTAGGAGTGGAACTAACAATTGATGAAGATTCGAACCTTGTGGATTTTATGAGTGGTTTATCGTGTGGTGACATTATCACCATTATCGGCAACTTACTGGACAATGCAATGGAAGCTTGCTTCGAATGTCCGCATAAAGATGTTCACTTAACGATCATTGGGGATAAGCACTTTTTAATTATCGAAGTGCAGGACAGTGGTAAAGGAATTGAAGGCGTACCACAGCGTATTTTTGATTACGGATTTAGTACGAAACAAAAAGATGGACACGGTATTGGTCTTGCACTAGTCAAACAAATTGTCGAATCCAATAAGGGAACAATTCAAGTAGAATCCACTGTTCATATTGGTACAACAATTACAATTAATATAGGGGTGATGGACGAACAATGA
- a CDS encoding response regulator, producing MSKLTVFIVEDDPMVLEVNKGFLNKMTGFQLIGEAVNGRDAYDKIIIQKPNLILLDMFLPDMTGMELFLKIRAQRIPSDIIMITAARDAPTVQESLRLGAIDYLIKPFRFDRFEKALQQYRNATKSLLSTTTINQENIDQWLGIQHEMLELPKGLNNITMEQILGYLTTLQAPITSEQLAQNVGMARVTVRKYLDFLATKGTVQIELKYGTVGRPTKYYSIK from the coding sequence ATGAGCAAACTCACAGTTTTTATCGTAGAAGACGATCCAATGGTGCTTGAGGTTAACAAAGGGTTTTTAAATAAAATGACTGGTTTTCAGCTTATCGGAGAGGCTGTCAACGGACGTGATGCCTACGACAAAATCATTATTCAAAAACCTAATCTCATTTTACTTGATATGTTCTTACCAGATATGACCGGAATGGAATTATTTTTAAAAATTCGAGCGCAGCGTATTCCATCCGATATTATTATGATTACAGCCGCTCGTGATGCACCTACTGTACAAGAGTCCCTTCGACTCGGTGCAATCGATTATCTTATAAAGCCATTTCGTTTTGATCGCTTCGAAAAAGCTTTACAGCAATATCGAAACGCTACAAAAAGTTTACTAAGCACCACTACAATTAACCAAGAGAATATTGATCAGTGGTTAGGCATCCAGCACGAAATGCTTGAACTTCCTAAAGGCTTGAACAACATTACGATGGAGCAAATTTTAGGTTACTTGACAACACTTCAAGCACCTATTACTTCTGAACAGCTTGCACAAAATGTTGGCATGGCGCGAGTAACTGTCCGCAAGTACCTAGACTTTTTAGCAACAAAAGGTACAGTGCAAATCGAATTAAAATACGGAACTGTTGGACGACCTACAAAATACTATTCCATTAAATAA
- a CDS encoding DctP family TRAP transporter solute-binding subunit — translation MWRNRIHKQFVSVLILLTVLLISCQQQDYPTDNEQLSHEEQIVIRFSHVVGENTPKGMAAVKFAELIKQRSNGHVEIQVFPNGVLYKDGEEMNALLRGDIQMIAPAISKITTLVPEWSVMDLPYAFKNAEEVHAYIDSEVGQSLMKKLNDHNLFSMGVWDSGFKQLSNSIRPIQDVSDLKDLRMRIMPSDILAEQFLSVGAYPKRIDFNTVFHQLQKGNVDGQENTLTNITSKNLHSLQDYLSISNHGYLGYLLLMNNEFWQSLPKDVQTLLIETLAEVQEWEWQLAENLTTERLQEMEACSCINIHYFTDEDVQQWESAFEPVYKYYANNYSKKYILALPKNQSRH, via the coding sequence ATGTGGCGCAATCGTATTCACAAACAATTTGTGAGCGTTCTCATTTTACTGACAGTGCTGTTAATTTCTTGTCAACAACAAGATTACCCTACAGACAATGAGCAATTAAGTCATGAAGAACAAATTGTTATTCGCTTTTCACATGTAGTTGGTGAAAACACACCAAAGGGAATGGCAGCAGTAAAGTTTGCCGAGCTGATTAAACAACGAAGTAATGGTCATGTAGAAATTCAAGTCTTTCCAAATGGTGTTCTTTATAAAGATGGTGAAGAAATGAATGCGCTTTTACGTGGAGATATTCAAATGATCGCACCAGCCATTTCAAAAATTACAACACTCGTTCCAGAATGGTCAGTGATGGACTTACCCTATGCATTTAAAAATGCGGAAGAAGTACATGCATACATTGATAGTGAAGTGGGTCAATCATTAATGAAGAAATTAAATGATCATAATCTGTTTTCAATGGGTGTTTGGGATAGTGGATTCAAACAATTGAGTAATAGTATCCGCCCTATCCAAGATGTCTCTGACTTAAAGGACTTACGAATGCGCATCATGCCAAGCGATATTTTAGCAGAGCAATTTTTAAGTGTTGGTGCCTATCCAAAACGCATAGATTTCAACACAGTCTTCCATCAACTACAAAAAGGCAATGTAGATGGACAGGAAAATACATTAACAAATATTACAAGTAAAAATCTTCATTCCTTACAAGACTACTTAAGCATTAGTAATCATGGTTATTTAGGTTATTTGCTACTGATGAACAATGAGTTCTGGCAATCCTTACCGAAGGATGTTCAAACATTGCTTATTGAAACACTTGCTGAGGTACAAGAATGGGAATGGCAACTGGCAGAAAATCTCACAACAGAACGTTTGCAAGAAATGGAAGCTTGTAGTTGTATCAATATTCATTACTTTACAGATGAAGATGTTCAGCAATGGGAATCTGCATTTGAACCAGTGTATAAGTATTACGCAAATAACTATAGCAAGAAATATATACTTGCACTGCCAAAAAACCAATCACGTCATTAA
- a CDS encoding DctP family TRAP transporter solute-binding subunit has product MKKWLLMSLMAVLVLALAACGGDKKETASAPAAEGDGGYTKDKPLVIKFSHVTSIDSVKGKAADAFAKLVEEKTDGKVKVEVYPSSQLYGDNDELDALVSGNVHMIAPSVTKMVKIDPRWQYVDMPYLFENEEHVRKFFDSDVAKTILESDQLAANDIKGLVFWENGFKHFSNNKHPLVNVEDFKGLKFRAQAGKVLEAQFKALKAGSATISFGETYAALQQGTVDGQENTFNNFDTQKYQEVQKYFSVSEHGRLDYAIFVNKPFWDKIPSDLLKAIEDSLDEATTLAWDLAAEENAKSYENIKNSGIEVIELTAAQKEAIKAELEPVYEEFGKAITEDLINGIRDLK; this is encoded by the coding sequence ATGAAAAAATGGCTTCTTATGTCACTGATGGCTGTGCTTGTACTAGCATTAGCCGCGTGTGGAGGCGACAAAAAAGAAACAGCTTCTGCTCCAGCAGCTGAAGGTGATGGTGGTTATACAAAAGACAAACCGCTCGTTATTAAATTTTCTCACGTTACATCAATTGACAGTGTTAAAGGAAAAGCTGCCGATGCTTTTGCAAAATTAGTTGAGGAAAAAACTGACGGTAAAGTGAAAGTTGAAGTTTATCCTTCTTCTCAATTATATGGCGATAATGATGAACTGGATGCATTAGTATCTGGAAACGTACATATGATTGCTCCTTCTGTTACAAAAATGGTGAAAATTGACCCTCGTTGGCAATACGTGGACATGCCTTACCTTTTTGAAAATGAAGAGCATGTTCGTAAATTCTTTGATTCTGACGTAGCAAAAACAATTCTTGAATCCGATCAATTAGCGGCAAATGATATTAAAGGTTTAGTATTTTGGGAAAATGGCTTTAAACATTTTTCAAATAACAAACACCCACTTGTAAATGTAGAAGATTTTAAAGGATTAAAATTCCGTGCACAAGCTGGTAAAGTTCTTGAAGCACAATTTAAAGCATTAAAAGCTGGCTCTGCTACGATTTCATTCGGTGAAACATACGCTGCTCTGCAACAAGGAACTGTCGATGGACAAGAAAATACGTTCAACAACTTCGATACACAAAAATACCAAGAAGTTCAAAAGTACTTCTCTGTCTCTGAACACGGTCGTCTTGATTACGCTATCTTTGTAAACAAACCTTTCTGGGATAAGATTCCAAGCGATTTATTAAAAGCGATTGAAGATTCTTTAGATGAGGCCACAACGTTAGCTTGGGATTTAGCTGCTGAAGAAAACGCAAAATCGTATGAAAACATTAAGAACTCTGGCATTGAAGTAATTGAATTAACAGCCGCTCAAAAAGAGGCTATCAAAGCTGAACTTGAGCCCGTTTACGAAGAGTTTGGCAAAGCGATTACTGAAGATTTAATTAATGGTATTCGTGATTTAAAATAA
- a CDS encoding TRAP transporter small permease produces MKFLHKLWGYLEEILAGFFFVIGIALIFYGVMMRYIFNEPQAWVEELARYAIIWGTFLGFGLALRHNQHIQVDILYDKLKPSNKRILDLVATCLSIVFCLIYTYYGFILVENRYTSGMVSLDIGIPMWVVYLVLPISGVLFLLRFVERLVNILRGKDEEYANPLT; encoded by the coding sequence ATGAAATTTTTACATAAACTATGGGGTTATTTAGAGGAAATCCTTGCTGGATTCTTTTTCGTAATCGGAATTGCACTGATCTTCTACGGTGTAATGATGCGTTATATTTTTAACGAACCTCAAGCTTGGGTAGAAGAATTAGCGCGCTACGCAATTATTTGGGGAACATTTCTTGGTTTTGGTTTAGCACTTCGTCACAATCAACACATCCAAGTAGATATTTTATACGATAAATTAAAACCATCCAATAAACGAATTTTAGATTTAGTGGCAACATGCTTAAGCATCGTCTTTTGTTTGATTTATACGTACTATGGATTTATTTTAGTTGAAAACCGTTATACATCCGGTATGGTATCACTAGACATTGGCATTCCTATGTGGGTAGTCTACTTAGTACTGCCGATTTCAGGTGTATTATTTTTACTACGATTTGTAGAAAGATTAGTCAATATTTTAAGAGGAAAGGACGAAGAATATGCTAATCCTCTTACTTAG
- a CDS encoding TRAP transporter large permease subunit produces MLILLLSFFILLFLRVPVAVSLALSTILVFFQIDFNMNMIPQRIFTALDSFPMMAIPGFVLAGVLMARGGISKYLIEALRAWIGHLPGGLAVVTIVACAIFAAISGSSPATAAAIGSIMIPAMISAGYKKRYSMGLVAAGGTLGILIPPSVPLIIYGITSEQSIGELFMAGVIPGLALTGILIVAAIFYAKRNGFKGDEPASWEERWRKSLKAIWGGFLPFLILGTIYSGVVTPTESAVIAVFYGLVVSLFIYREMKLKDFREVLVESINITAMIFLIIGAASLFGLYLTNAQVPQQVGAWIAESDLNKWIFMIIVNILFFIMGMFLEAVSIILITLPILLPILVHFDINLIHFAIIMTINMELGMITPPVGLNLFVVSGIAKEKLGEVVKGVIPFIILMIVFLALVIILPQISLWLPEQMK; encoded by the coding sequence ATGCTAATCCTCTTACTTAGTTTCTTTATTTTATTATTTTTACGTGTACCTGTCGCAGTGAGCTTAGCGCTTTCAACGATTTTAGTGTTCTTCCAAATTGATTTTAATATGAATATGATTCCACAGCGTATTTTCACAGCTCTCGATTCATTCCCGATGATGGCTATTCCGGGATTCGTTCTTGCTGGCGTACTGATGGCACGTGGGGGCATTTCTAAGTATTTAATAGAAGCATTACGCGCTTGGATTGGACATCTCCCTGGCGGTCTCGCAGTCGTAACCATTGTTGCCTGTGCGATATTCGCAGCGATTTCAGGTTCTTCCCCTGCTACTGCTGCTGCTATCGGTTCCATTATGATTCCTGCCATGATTTCAGCTGGCTATAAAAAGCGTTACTCTATGGGTCTTGTAGCAGCCGGTGGTACGCTAGGCATCTTAATTCCTCCAAGTGTTCCTTTAATCATTTATGGTATAACTTCCGAGCAATCTATCGGTGAATTATTTATGGCTGGGGTTATTCCAGGTCTTGCTTTAACGGGTATTTTAATCGTTGCTGCTATCTTCTATGCAAAACGCAATGGGTTTAAAGGCGATGAACCGGCATCTTGGGAAGAACGCTGGCGTAAATCATTGAAAGCCATTTGGGGTGGCTTCTTACCATTTTTAATTTTAGGAACGATTTATTCTGGTGTTGTCACACCTACTGAATCGGCTGTGATTGCAGTATTTTACGGATTGGTCGTGTCACTATTTATCTACCGTGAAATGAAGTTAAAAGACTTCCGTGAAGTATTAGTTGAGTCTATTAATATTACAGCGATGATTTTCTTAATTATCGGTGCTGCATCTTTATTCGGTTTATATTTAACGAACGCACAAGTTCCTCAACAAGTTGGTGCTTGGATTGCGGAAAGTGACTTGAACAAATGGATTTTCATGATTATCGTCAATATTTTATTCTTTATCATGGGGATGTTCTTAGAAGCAGTATCCATTATTCTCATAACGCTACCAATCTTGCTACCAATCCTTGTTCATTTTGATATCAACCTTATTCACTTTGCGATTATTATGACAATCAATATGGAGCTTGGTATGATTACACCTCCTGTCGGTCTAAATCTCTTTGTAGTAAGTGGTATTGCAAAGGAAAAACTCGGAGAAGTAGTTAAAGGCGTTATTCCTTTTATTATTTTAATGATTGTGTTCTTAGCACTCGTTATCATTCTTCCACAAATATCACTTTGGCTACCAGAACAAATGAAATAA
- a CDS encoding sigma-70 family RNA polymerase sigma factor — protein sequence MSEHLTAIMEEHGEYCLRVAYLYVRDWSIAEEIVQDVFLAYYLQQHRFEQRASLKTYLVKITVHKSHDYLRSWKNKRHQLLSKFHFGISKRTPESDVIKAAERVTLQAALFELPITYREVLILYYYQELKVREIADVLGNTENTVKTRLRRARQLLQSKLERSDWEVLDDDIF from the coding sequence GTGAGTGAGCATTTAACAGCCATTATGGAAGAGCACGGCGAGTATTGCCTTCGTGTGGCCTATTTATATGTACGAGACTGGTCGATTGCAGAAGAAATCGTACAGGATGTATTTCTGGCCTACTATTTGCAACAGCATCGCTTTGAACAAAGAGCTTCGCTTAAAACTTATTTAGTAAAAATTACAGTACATAAAAGTCATGATTATTTAAGAAGCTGGAAAAATAAACGCCATCAATTACTTAGTAAATTTCATTTTGGTATTAGTAAAAGAACGCCAGAAAGCGATGTCATTAAAGCGGCGGAACGAGTTACATTGCAAGCGGCATTATTTGAGTTACCTATTACTTATCGGGAAGTATTGATTCTTTATTATTATCAGGAATTAAAAGTACGTGAAATTGCAGATGTACTAGGTAATACAGAAAATACAGTGAAAACTAGGTTGCGTAGAGCAAGACAACTGTTACAAAGCAAGCTCGAACGAAGTGATTGGGAGGTGCTAGACGATGACATCTTTTAA
- the leuS gene encoding leucine--tRNA ligase codes for MSFNHQQVEKKWQQYWDVNKTFKTENETDKPKFYALDMFPYPSGAGLHVGHPEGYTATDILSRFKRMQGFNVLHPMGWDAFGLPAEQYALDTGNDPAEFTAKNIATFKRQIQELGFSYDWDREINTTDPEYYKWTQWIFIQLYKKGLAYVDEVAVNWCPALGTVLANEEVIDGKSERGGHPVERRPMKQWMLKITAYADRLIDDLEDVDWPESIKDMQRNWIGRSEGAEVTFSIEGSDKNFTVFTTRPDTLFGATYTVLAPEHKLVAEITTAEQQAAVDAYLEKVKMKSDLERTDLAKEKTGVFTGAYAVNPINGKKVPIWIADYVLATYGTGAIMAVPAHDERDYEFAKEFGLDIVAVLEGGDIDKEAFTGDGQHINSDFLDGLNKADGIAKAIEWLEEKGVGEKKISYRLRDWLFSRQRYWGEPIPMIHWEDGTTTPVPEAELPLMLPKTDNIRPSGTGESPLANITDWVNVVDPETGKKGRRETNTMPQWAGSSWYFLRYIDPNNKEAIADPELLKRWLPVDIYIGGAEHAVLHLLYARFWHKVLYDLGIVHTKEPFQKLFNQGMILGEGNEKMSKSKGNVVNPDEIIESHGADTLRLYEMFMGPLEASVAWSTNGLDGARRFLDRIWRLFVNEEEGTLSAKVQTSDDTFLEKSYHQTVKKVTEDYEGIRFNTAISQMMVFINDCYKAEVLPTAYAEGFVKMLAPIAPHIAEELWQLLGHENTLSYEEWPTYDESKLVDDEVEVAVQVAGKVRAKIIVAKDASKEEIEKVALADEKVQEYMAGKDLVKIIVIPGKLVNIVVK; via the coding sequence ATGAGCTTTAATCATCAACAAGTTGAAAAAAAGTGGCAACAGTATTGGGATGTCAACAAAACATTCAAAACAGAAAATGAAACGGATAAACCGAAATTTTATGCGCTTGATATGTTCCCGTACCCATCAGGAGCGGGACTTCACGTAGGGCATCCAGAAGGATATACAGCAACAGATATCCTTTCACGTTTCAAACGTATGCAAGGCTTTAATGTTCTACATCCGATGGGATGGGATGCCTTCGGATTACCTGCAGAGCAATATGCACTTGATACTGGGAATGACCCAGCAGAATTTACAGCAAAAAATATTGCAACATTTAAACGTCAAATTCAAGAGTTAGGCTTTAGCTATGATTGGGATCGTGAAATTAACACAACAGATCCAGAATACTACAAATGGACGCAATGGATTTTCATTCAATTATATAAAAAGGGCTTAGCTTATGTAGATGAAGTGGCGGTAAACTGGTGCCCAGCTTTAGGTACAGTGCTAGCGAATGAAGAAGTGATTGATGGAAAGTCTGAACGTGGCGGACATCCAGTAGAACGTCGTCCAATGAAACAATGGATGCTTAAAATTACAGCGTATGCGGATCGTTTAATTGACGATTTAGAAGATGTAGATTGGCCAGAATCTATTAAAGACATGCAACGTAATTGGATTGGCCGTTCAGAGGGTGCAGAAGTAACATTTAGCATTGAAGGATCGGACAAAAACTTTACGGTATTTACAACACGCCCTGATACACTATTCGGTGCAACATATACAGTGCTTGCGCCAGAGCACAAACTAGTGGCTGAAATTACAACAGCTGAACAACAAGCTGCTGTCGATGCATATCTTGAAAAAGTAAAAATGAAATCAGACTTAGAGCGTACAGATTTAGCCAAAGAAAAAACAGGCGTATTTACAGGCGCTTATGCGGTAAATCCGATTAACGGCAAAAAAGTACCGATTTGGATTGCTGATTATGTGTTAGCTACTTACGGAACTGGTGCGATTATGGCTGTTCCTGCGCATGACGAACGTGATTATGAATTTGCTAAAGAGTTTGGTTTAGACATCGTTGCTGTGCTTGAAGGTGGCGATATTGACAAAGAAGCATTTACAGGTGACGGTCAACACATTAACTCTGATTTCCTTGATGGTTTAAATAAAGCAGATGGTATTGCTAAGGCGATTGAATGGTTAGAGGAAAAAGGTGTAGGGGAGAAAAAGATATCTTATCGTCTTCGTGACTGGTTATTCTCTCGTCAACGTTATTGGGGTGAGCCAATCCCAATGATCCATTGGGAAGATGGTACAACAACTCCAGTGCCAGAAGCAGAGTTACCATTAATGCTTCCAAAAACGGATAATATTCGTCCATCTGGCACAGGGGAATCACCATTAGCGAATATTACGGATTGGGTAAATGTTGTAGACCCTGAAACAGGCAAAAAAGGTCGTCGTGAAACCAATACAATGCCACAATGGGCAGGTTCTAGCTGGTACTTCCTACGTTATATTGACCCTAACAACAAAGAAGCGATTGCTGATCCAGAGTTGCTAAAACGTTGGTTACCAGTTGATATTTATATTGGTGGAGCAGAGCATGCAGTATTGCATTTACTATACGCGCGCTTCTGGCATAAAGTACTATACGATTTAGGGATAGTGCACACAAAAGAGCCATTCCAAAAATTATTTAACCAAGGTATGATTCTTGGTGAAGGTAATGAAAAAATGTCTAAATCAAAAGGCAATGTCGTGAACCCTGATGAAATCATAGAGTCACACGGTGCAGATACACTACGACTTTATGAAATGTTCATGGGTCCATTAGAGGCTTCAGTTGCATGGTCTACTAATGGTTTGGACGGAGCTCGTCGTTTCTTAGACCGCATCTGGCGTTTGTTTGTCAACGAAGAAGAAGGTACGCTATCAGCGAAAGTTCAAACTTCAGATGATACGTTTTTAGAAAAATCATATCACCAAACAGTGAAAAAAGTGACAGAAGACTATGAAGGTATTCGCTTCAATACTGCTATTTCACAAATGATGGTATTTATTAATGACTGCTACAAAGCAGAAGTACTTCCAACAGCCTATGCTGAAGGATTTGTGAAAATGCTAGCACCAATCGCTCCGCATATTGCTGAAGAGCTATGGCAACTATTAGGTCATGAAAATACATTATCTTATGAAGAATGGCCAACGTATGATGAGTCTAAGCTAGTGGACGATGAAGTGGAAGTTGCTGTTCAAGTGGCAGGTAAAGTACGTGCAAAAATTATCGTAGCAAAAGATGCTTCAAAAGAAGAAATTGAAAAAGTAGCATTAGCCGATGAAAAAGTACAAGAATATATGGCGGGCAAAGACTTGGTGAAAATTATTGTCATCCCAGGAAAGCTTGTTAATATTGTTGTTAAATAA